Genomic window (Microbacterium oxydans):
CACTCCCCCGGCGTGAGCGCGGCTCCGCCAGCAGCGCGGCGCACCAGGAACCCCAGCACCCGGTCCGTGCACCACGGGAGCAGCACGTCCTGCCCTCCGCCGCGCCTGCTGACGTCGAAGGGCGCGGCGACGTGCTCCGCACCGGCGTACCGCCACCCCACCCACCCGCCGAGCGCCGCCGCATCCACCCGCACCGCCACGGCGTCGCCCGCCGTGACGAGTGTGCCGGCGAACGGCCCCTCCGTGCGATCGAGGGCACGCACCACCCGATGCGCCCGCGAGAGGAGCGCCGTCTCCCGACCGTCATCGCTGTCGACATCTGCCATGCGCCCATCACAGCGCACCGGACCGGACCCGCCGTCGCGTTCCGAGCCGACGCGAACAGATTCCGCCCGCGTCGTGAATGTGCAGGAGGAGTGCACACCCTCACTCCGCTCCGCGCGAACGACGGCATCAGGAACGCCGCGGACTCGGTAGGCTGGTCCCCATGGCAAAGCGTGCTCCTGAACCCGAAAAGCGTCCTGGGTTCTTCTCCCAGATCAAGTCCCTCTTCCGGTTCACACGTGAGGCCTACTCGTGGCTGCCCTGGGCGCAGGCCGCGATCCTCATCGGCGGTGTCCTGCTCGGCCTCGTCGCCGGCTACCTCATCCCCCCGTTCCAGATCTGGACCCTCGTCCTCTGGGGCATCACGGGTCTGATGCTGGGTATCCTCGGCGCCCTCTTCCTCATGACGCGACTGTCGACGTCTGCCATGTACACGAAGATCGACGGCATGCCCGGTGCCACGGGCCATGTCCTGAGCACGAGCCTCGGTCGCAGCTGGCAGGCGTCGGAGACGCCCGTCGGCATCAACCCGAAGACGCAGGAGGCCGTGTACCGCACGATCGGCCGCGGTGGCATCGTGGTCATCGGCGAAGGAGCACGCGGCCGTCTCACGCGTCTCGTCAACGAGGAGCGCAGCAAGGCGCAGCGCGTCGCGCACGGCGTCCCCATCACCGTCCTCTACGTCGGACACG
Coding sequences:
- a CDS encoding DUF4191 domain-containing protein, with the protein product MAKRAPEPEKRPGFFSQIKSLFRFTREAYSWLPWAQAAILIGGVLLGLVAGYLIPPFQIWTLVLWGITGLMLGILGALFLMTRLSTSAMYTKIDGMPGATGHVLSTSLGRSWQASETPVGINPKTQEAVYRTIGRGGIVVIGEGARGRLTRLVNEERSKAQRVAHGVPITVLYVGHGDDEVAIADLAKTIKKLPKAIDKATMAAVIRRVDSVSQSLSSLPIPKGIDPTKVRSQRPR